One segment of Bacillus alkalisoli DNA contains the following:
- the speB gene encoding agmatinase, whose product MRFDEAYSGNVFIASHPNFEESKAVLYGMPMDWTVSYRPGSRFGPTRIREVSIGLEEYSAYLDRELHEVKYFDAGDIPLPFGNPQKSLDMIEDFVDKLLAEGKVPIGMGGEHLVSWPVMKAMYKKYPDLVIIHMDAHTDLRDHYEGEPLSHSTPIKKVANLIGPENVYSFGIRSGMKEEFEWAKRVGMHISKFEVLEPLKEILPKLAGRPVYVTIDIDVLDPAHAPGTGTVDCGGITSRELLASIHAIANSDVNVVGGDLVEVAPIYDASEQTANTASKLIREMILGWVK is encoded by the coding sequence ATGCGTTTCGACGAAGCATATTCAGGAAATGTTTTTATCGCAAGTCACCCAAACTTTGAAGAAAGTAAAGCTGTATTATACGGAATGCCGATGGACTGGACAGTTAGCTATCGCCCAGGTTCTCGCTTCGGCCCAACTAGAATTCGTGAAGTTTCCATTGGTTTAGAAGAGTACAGTGCCTACTTAGACCGTGAACTACACGAAGTAAAATACTTTGATGCAGGAGACATCCCACTACCATTCGGTAACCCACAAAAAAGTTTAGACATGATTGAAGATTTTGTGGACAAGCTTTTAGCCGAAGGAAAAGTTCCAATCGGAATGGGTGGGGAGCACTTAGTATCTTGGCCTGTTATGAAAGCTATGTACAAAAAGTACCCTGACCTTGTAATCATTCACATGGATGCACATACAGACTTACGCGACCATTACGAAGGGGAGCCACTTTCTCACTCTACACCAATTAAAAAAGTAGCAAACTTAATTGGTCCAGAAAATGTTTACTCATTCGGAATTCGTTCAGGTATGAAGGAAGAATTTGAATGGGCAAAACGCGTAGGCATGCACATTTCTAAATTCGAAGTGCTAGAGCCATTAAAAGAAATTCTACCAAAACTTGCAGGACGTCCTGTATACGTAACAATCGACATTGACGTTTTAGACCCTGCACACGCACCTGGTACTGGAACAGTAGATTGCGGAGGTATCACATCTCGCGAACTACTTGCATCCATCCATGCAATCGCAAACTCTGACGTTAACGTTGTCGGCGGAGACCTAGTAGAAGTAGCACCAATCTACGACGCATCCGAACAAACAGCCAACACAGCCAGCAAACTAATCCGCGAAATGATTTTAGGCTGGGTAAAATAA
- a CDS encoding DUF1934 domain-containing protein, protein MTGKQEDVKVPIKISFQSEIVHEGQKERVSFKTKGQYYIKDNQTFLVFSEKQKDIGNVNVIYKLTDDEIWVGRSGAVKMRQSYKLGEQTAGVYESDLGIFHLDIDTKKIFIMKDEKKHRGSIQLKYDLSMQNQQAGQYTISIQYEEAKSK, encoded by the coding sequence ATGACAGGTAAACAGGAAGACGTGAAAGTCCCTATAAAAATTTCCTTTCAATCCGAAATCGTTCACGAAGGACAAAAAGAACGTGTTTCATTTAAAACAAAAGGTCAATACTACATAAAAGATAACCAAACGTTCCTTGTTTTTTCTGAAAAACAAAAAGACATCGGCAACGTCAACGTCATATATAAACTAACAGACGACGAAATTTGGGTTGGTCGCTCTGGAGCAGTCAAAATGCGTCAAAGCTACAAGCTTGGCGAACAAACAGCTGGCGTCTATGAAAGCGATCTTGGAATTTTCCATTTAGACATAGATACGAAGAAAATTTTCATCATGAAAGATGAGAAAAAACATCGAGGTTCCATTCAATTAAAATACGATCTATCGATGCAAAACCAACAAGCAGGACAATATACAATCTCAATTCAATACGAGGAGGCTAAATCTAAATGA